One Myxococcales bacterium DNA segment encodes these proteins:
- a CDS encoding protein kinase, giving the protein MSAPYRVLGPIASGGMGEVSLAVKREGDGSLKALAVKKLHAHRAEDPDSVAMFVDEARIASRLVHPNVVRIRDVEMVQDELVILMDYVEGITLADLQRALRDQGKTLPVPVACRILHDALRGLDAAHNLKSEAGAPLGIVHRDVSPHNLLVGSDGVTRIADFGIAVASGRLSNTAEIHVKGKLRYLSPEQIYRKGVDLRTDIFAAGIVLWECLTGQKLFGAQTEGETLAMILREPIAPPSAHRFEVPLELDEACLKALERDRDRRYESGAAFAEALEVVKMAAREEVSRVVEASVGEQFRGRRELLRAAEAKAMEPPPPPPAESASATPATTAAAARRRTEMLPTQKRRRVRDALVASALLVGAVVGACGARLAETTRAEPAATRPVESARAAPLPSAAPEDSRQEATLVPSPSASHPIDLDLEPPSAPPTPRNAEAPKASRPRPKAPAGVSSSAKRGRPFMPSDL; this is encoded by the coding sequence GTGAGCGCACCGTATCGCGTCCTCGGCCCCATCGCGTCGGGCGGCATGGGTGAGGTCTCCTTGGCCGTGAAGCGCGAGGGCGACGGCTCGCTCAAGGCGCTGGCCGTCAAGAAGCTCCACGCTCATCGCGCCGAGGACCCCGATAGCGTCGCCATGTTCGTCGATGAAGCGCGCATCGCGTCGCGCCTCGTCCACCCCAACGTGGTGCGTATTCGCGACGTCGAGATGGTGCAGGACGAGCTCGTCATCTTGATGGACTACGTCGAGGGCATCACCCTTGCGGACCTCCAGCGCGCGCTCCGCGACCAAGGCAAGACGCTGCCGGTGCCCGTCGCCTGCCGCATTCTCCACGACGCCCTGCGCGGGCTCGACGCCGCGCACAACCTAAAGAGCGAAGCCGGCGCGCCGCTCGGCATCGTTCACCGAGACGTCTCGCCGCACAACCTTCTCGTCGGCAGCGATGGGGTGACCCGCATCGCCGACTTCGGCATCGCCGTCGCGAGCGGTCGGCTCTCGAACACGGCGGAGATCCACGTCAAGGGCAAGCTCCGATACCTCTCGCCGGAGCAGATCTACCGAAAGGGCGTCGACCTCCGGACCGACATCTTTGCCGCCGGCATCGTCCTTTGGGAGTGCCTCACGGGGCAGAAGCTGTTCGGCGCACAAACGGAGGGTGAGACGCTCGCGATGATCTTGCGCGAGCCCATCGCTCCGCCGAGCGCCCATCGCTTCGAGGTGCCGCTGGAGCTCGACGAGGCTTGCCTGAAGGCACTCGAGCGGGATCGCGACAGACGCTACGAGAGCGGTGCCGCGTTCGCGGAGGCTCTCGAAGTCGTGAAAATGGCGGCGCGCGAGGAGGTCTCGCGCGTTGTCGAGGCGTCGGTGGGGGAGCAGTTTCGCGGGCGCCGTGAGCTCTTGCGCGCCGCCGAAGCCAAGGCGATGGAGCCGCCGCCGCCGCCGCCGGCCGAGTCCGCTAGCGCGACGCCGGCGACGACCGCCGCCGCCGCGCGGCGACGAACGGAGATGCTGCCGACGCAAAAGCGTCGGCGTGTCCGCGACGCCCTCGTCGCGTCGGCGCTCCTCGTGGGCGCGGTGGTGGGGGCCTGCGGCGCGCGGCTCGCCGAGACGACGCGCGCCGAGCCCGCCGCGACGCGGCCCGTCGAGTCGGCGCGGGCAGCCCCGCTGCCGAGCGCCGCGCCTGAGGATTCACGGCAGGAGGCGACGTTGGTCCCTTCGCCGTCGGCCTCGCACCCCATCGATCTGGATCTCGAACCGCCGTCGGCTCCGCCTACGCCCCGCAACGCCGAGGCCCCCAAGGCCTCGCGCCCTCGGCCCAAGGCTCCAGCGGGCGTTTCGTCATCGGCGAAGCGTGGTCGCCCGTTCATGCCGAGCGATCTCTGA
- a CDS encoding acyl-CoA desaturase codes for MNSPASAHAPAAAEDASKRPQLFTSIPFFAVHVVAVLGVFWVGFSWSGLLLAVALYYVRMFFVTAGFHRYFAHKTYKTSRAFQFVLAVMAQTTTQKGVLWWAGHHRLHHKLSDKPGDVHSLKLDGFFWSHVGWILSTKHEATDLATLPDLASYPELRWLNRFHLVPSLALAAALWLAGGTWALYWGFFVSTTALWHGTFTINSLCHWMGRRRYATTDESKNSLILALVTLGEGWHNNHHYYPRAVNQGFYWWEIDITYYVLRGLAAVGLVWDLHTVPKKIRDRGAAVRKRRLPEVTGAELATAEPAPAE; via the coding sequence GTGAACTCCCCCGCATCCGCCCACGCGCCGGCCGCCGCCGAAGACGCGTCGAAGCGCCCGCAGCTCTTCACGTCGATTCCCTTCTTTGCCGTGCACGTCGTCGCCGTCCTCGGCGTCTTCTGGGTCGGCTTCAGCTGGTCCGGCCTGCTCTTGGCCGTGGCGCTCTACTACGTGCGCATGTTCTTCGTCACGGCCGGGTTCCATCGGTACTTCGCCCACAAGACGTACAAGACGAGTCGGGCCTTTCAGTTCGTCCTCGCCGTCATGGCCCAGACGACGACACAGAAGGGCGTCTTGTGGTGGGCCGGTCACCACCGCCTGCACCACAAGCTGAGCGACAAGCCTGGCGACGTGCACTCGCTCAAGCTCGACGGCTTCTTCTGGTCACACGTCGGCTGGATCCTCTCGACGAAGCACGAAGCGACGGACTTGGCGACGCTCCCCGACCTTGCCAGCTACCCAGAGCTCCGTTGGCTCAACCGCTTCCACCTCGTCCCGTCTCTCGCCCTGGCGGCGGCGCTCTGGCTCGCGGGCGGCACTTGGGCTCTCTACTGGGGCTTCTTCGTCTCGACGACCGCGCTGTGGCACGGCACCTTCACCATCAACAGCCTCTGCCACTGGATGGGACGGCGACGTTACGCCACGACCGACGAGAGCAAGAACAGCCTGATCCTGGCGCTCGTGACGCTGGGTGAAGGTTGGCACAACAATCATCACTACTACCCGCGAGCCGTGAACCAGGGCTTCTACTGGTGGGAGATCGACATCACGTACTACGTGCTCCGTGGCCTCGCGGCCGTGGGGCTCGTTTGGGACCTGCACACGGTGCCCAAAAAGATCCGCGACCGGGGAGCCGCAGTGCGCAAGCGCCGGCTGCCCGAGGTGACGGGCGCGGAGCTAGCCACCGCCGAGCCGGCCCCCGCCGAATAG